One region of Ictalurus punctatus breed USDA103 chromosome 6, Coco_2.0, whole genome shotgun sequence genomic DNA includes:
- the arhgef7a gene encoding rho guanine nucleotide exchange factor 7a isoform X5 — protein sequence MNPAEQTVTWLITLGVMESPKKSVSDPAAFLQCALKDGVVLCRLIERLRPGTTEQVFQEPKNDSECVSNIKEFLKGCTAFRVEPFEASDLLQGQNFNKVLTTLVALNKVTADIGIGSDSVCTRHSTAHRIKSFESLVSQTSLGRSSKLLHNQFRSLDMTENSNTQLVVKARFNFQQTNEDELSFTKGDIITVTRMEEGGWWEGNFNGKTGWFPSNYVREVKGCDKQVSPKSGTLKSPPKGFDTTALSKTYYNLVLQNILETETEYSKELQNLLTNYLRPLQNTEKLSSADITVIMGNLEEISTFQQTLVQSLEDCTKLPELQQKVGGFFLNLMPKMRALYTGYCSNHPSAVNILTDHSEELGDFMESRGASSPGILTLTTGLSKPFMRLDKYPTLLKELERHMEEGHPDRLEIQKCMTAFKNLSAQCQEVRKRKELELQILTESVRLWEGEDIKTFGSVIYMSQAMVQNQGCEERNERYLMLFPHVLLILSASPRMSGFIYQGKLPLSGMTVTPLEDCESHKNAFELSGCMFERLQVICFNKHDQQDWLEHLNRQTKHTTMTASSMKPLTVPCHTLPSHPLTPSRHAESRGLTVAPAYHTLPHSSSHGAPHSTVMWGPLEPPKTQKPWSLSCLRPAPPLRPSAALCYKEDLSKSPKSMKKLLPKRKPERKPSDEEFALRKSTVALEEDAQILKVIEAYCTSAKTRQTLNSTWQGTDLMHNHVLDQSSMECMGRRSSISRPEGSSDLSEDSDYDSIWTAHSYRMGPVSRQRRDTAPALILPAEEKIILEEIKSNGQTVIEEKNLMDVVYSLRHEVQELKQDGKKMKRSLEEEQRARKDLERIVRKVLKNMNDPSWDETNL from the exons ATGAATCCTGCAGAACAGACGGTTACATGGCTCATAACGCTCGGCGTAATGGAGTCGCCGAAGAAGAGCGTGTCGGACCCGGCCGCGTTTCTGCAGTGCGCGCTGAAGGACGGAGTCGTGCTCTGCAGGCTGATCGAGCGCCTGCGCCCCGGTACCACCGAGCAA GTTTTCCAGGAGCCCAAGAACGACAGCGAGTGTGTGAGCAACATAAAGGAGTTCCTGAAAGGCTGCACTGCGTTTCGTGTCGAG CCGTTTGAGGCAAGTGACCTGCTGCAAGGCCAGAACTTCAACAAAGTTCTCACCACATTGGTGGCACTGAACAAAGTGACTGCAG ATATTGGCATTGGCAGTGATTCTGTATGCACCCGTCACTCTACCGCTCATCGCATCAAGTCCTTTGAATCTCTGGTCTCGCAGACCTCACTGGGCCGATCGTCCAAGCTCCTCCATAACCAGTTCCGAAGCCTG GATATGACCGAGAATAGTAACACTCAGTTGGTGGTGAAAGCTCGCTTCAACTTCCAGCAGACCAATGAGGATGAGCTTTCCTTCACCAAGGGTGACATCATCACGGTCACCCGTATGGAGGAGGGGGGATGGTGGGAGGGCAACTTCAATGGAAAGACTGGCTGGTTTCCGAGCAACTATGTCAGAGAGGTCAAAGGTTGTG ACAAACAAGTTTCCCCCAAATCTGGAACACTTAAAAGCCCCCCGAAAGGTTTTGACACCACTGCCCTTAGCAAAACCTACTACAACCTG GTGCTACAGAACATTTTGGAAACGGAGACGGAGTACTCAAAAGAGCTTCAGAATCTTCTGACCAACTACCTGAGGCCACTTCAGAACACAGAAAA ACTTAGCTCTGCAGACATCACTGTcatcatggggaacctggaggaaatcagCACCTTCCAACAAACTCTTGTCCAGTCACTAGAGGACTGCACTAA ACTTCCAGAGCTGCAACAGAAAGTTGGGGGCTTTTTCTTAAACCTTATGCCCAAAATGAGAGCATTGTATACGGGTTACTGCTCAAACCATCCATCAGCTGTTAACATTCTGACTGATCACAG TGAAGAGCTAGGAGACTTCATGGAGAGTAGAGGAGCAAGTTCTCCAGGCATCCTCACACTGACCACAGGCCTTAGCAAACCGTTCATGAGACTAGACAAATACCCAACTTTACTGAAAGAACTGGAGAGACACATGGAG GAGGGTCATCCAGATCGGCTTGAAATTCAAAAGTGCATGACCGCATTCAAAAATCTTTCT GCCCAGTGTCAGGAGGTGCGGAAACGGAAGGAGCTGGAGCTGCAAATTCTCACAGAATCCGTTCGTTTGTGGGAGGGTGAAGACATCAAGACTTTTGGCTCTGTGATCTACATGAGCCAAGCAATGGTACAGAACCAAGGCTGTGAG gaaaGGAATGAACGTTACCTCATGCTGTTCCCTCATGTTCTGCTTATCCTCTCGGCCAGCCCAAGGATGAGTGGCTTCATCTACCAG GGCAAGCTGCCTTTGAGTGGAATGACAGTAACTCCTTTAGAGGACTGTGAAAGCCACAAAAATGCTTTTGAGCTCTCCG GTTGCATGTTTGAGAGGCTGCAGGTTATCTGCTTTAATAAGCACGATCAACAGGATTGGCTGGAGCACCTTAACCGTCAGACCAAACACACCACCATGACGGCCTCAAGCATGAAGCCACTCACAGTCCCTTGCCACACG CTCCCATCCCACCCTCTAACTCCATCCAGGCACGCAGAGAGCCGAGGCCTGACCGTGGCTCCTGCCTACCACACGCTCCCTCACTCCTCCTCTCATGGAGCTCCACACAGCACTGTAATGTGGGGGCCTCTGGAACCTCCCAAAACCCAGAAACCTTGGAGTCTGAGTTGCCTGAGGCCAGCACCCCCACTCAGACCATCAGCTGCCCTCTGCTATAAagag GATCTCAGTAAAAGCCCCAAAAGTATGAAGAAGCTGCTGCCCAAACGGAAACCTGAAAGGAAGCCGTCTGATGAGGAGTTTGCGTTGAGGAAAA GTACCGTAGCACTGGAAGAGGATGCTCAGATCCTGAAAGTGATTGAGGCGTACTGTACGAGTGCCAAAACCCGACAGACTCTCAACTCAA CATGGCAGGGCACTGATCTGATGCATAACCACGTGTTGGATCAGTCGAGCATGGAGTGCATGGGCCGTCGCAGCAGCATCTCTCGTCCAGAGGGCAGCTCGGACCTTTCAGAGGACTCGGACTATGACAGTATATGGACGGCTCACTCTTACAGGATGGGGCCGGTTTCCC GACAGAGGAGAGACACTGCTCCAGCACTGATCCTGCCGGCGGAGGAGAAGATAATCCTGGAGGAGATCAAAAGCAACGGACAGACTGTTATAGAAGAGAA GAATCTCATGGATGTTGTTTATTCACTAAGACATGAAGTCCAAGAACTTAAACAG GACGGTAAGAAAATGAAACGATCTCTGGAAGAGGAGCAGCGAGCTCGTAAAGATCTGGAGAGAATTGTACGGAAGGTTCTAAAGAATATGAATGACCCATCTTGGGATGAGACCAATTTGTGA
- the arhgef7a gene encoding rho guanine nucleotide exchange factor 7a isoform X1, translating to MNPAEQTVTWLITLGVMESPKKSVSDPAAFLQCALKDGVVLCRLIERLRPGTTEQVFQEPKNDSECVSNIKEFLKGCTAFRVEPFEASDLLQGQNFNKVLTTLVALNKVTADIGIGSDSVCTRHSTAHRIKSFESLVSQTSLGRSSKLLHNQFRSLDMTENSNTQLVVKARFNFQQTNEDELSFTKGDIITVTRMEEGGWWEGNFNGKTGWFPSNYVREVKGCDKQVSPKSGTLKSPPKGFDTTALSKTYYNLVLQNILETETEYSKELQNLLTNYLRPLQNTEKLSSADITVIMGNLEEISTFQQTLVQSLEDCTKLPELQQKVGGFFLNLMPKMRALYTGYCSNHPSAVNILTDHSEELGDFMESRGASSPGILTLTTGLSKPFMRLDKYPTLLKELERHMEEGHPDRLEIQKCMTAFKNLSAQCQEVRKRKELELQILTESVRLWEGEDIKTFGSVIYMSQAMVQNQGCEERNERYLMLFPHVLLILSASPRMSGFIYQGKLPLSGMTVTPLEDCESHKNAFELSGCMFERLQVICFNKHDQQDWLEHLNRQTKHTTMTASSMKPLTVPCHTLPSHPLTPSRHAESRGLTVAPAYHTLPHSSSHGAPHSTVMWGPLEPPKTQKPWSLSCLRPAPPLRPSAALCYKEDLSKSPKSMKKLLPKRKPERKPSDEEFALRKSTVALEEDAQILKVIEAYCTSAKTRQTLNSRQRRDTAPALILPAEEKIILEEIKSNGQTVIEEKNLMDVVYSLRHEVQELKQDGKKMKRSLEEEQRARKDLERIVRKVLKNMNDPSWDETNL from the exons ATGAATCCTGCAGAACAGACGGTTACATGGCTCATAACGCTCGGCGTAATGGAGTCGCCGAAGAAGAGCGTGTCGGACCCGGCCGCGTTTCTGCAGTGCGCGCTGAAGGACGGAGTCGTGCTCTGCAGGCTGATCGAGCGCCTGCGCCCCGGTACCACCGAGCAA GTTTTCCAGGAGCCCAAGAACGACAGCGAGTGTGTGAGCAACATAAAGGAGTTCCTGAAAGGCTGCACTGCGTTTCGTGTCGAG CCGTTTGAGGCAAGTGACCTGCTGCAAGGCCAGAACTTCAACAAAGTTCTCACCACATTGGTGGCACTGAACAAAGTGACTGCAG ATATTGGCATTGGCAGTGATTCTGTATGCACCCGTCACTCTACCGCTCATCGCATCAAGTCCTTTGAATCTCTGGTCTCGCAGACCTCACTGGGCCGATCGTCCAAGCTCCTCCATAACCAGTTCCGAAGCCTG GATATGACCGAGAATAGTAACACTCAGTTGGTGGTGAAAGCTCGCTTCAACTTCCAGCAGACCAATGAGGATGAGCTTTCCTTCACCAAGGGTGACATCATCACGGTCACCCGTATGGAGGAGGGGGGATGGTGGGAGGGCAACTTCAATGGAAAGACTGGCTGGTTTCCGAGCAACTATGTCAGAGAGGTCAAAGGTTGTG ACAAACAAGTTTCCCCCAAATCTGGAACACTTAAAAGCCCCCCGAAAGGTTTTGACACCACTGCCCTTAGCAAAACCTACTACAACCTG GTGCTACAGAACATTTTGGAAACGGAGACGGAGTACTCAAAAGAGCTTCAGAATCTTCTGACCAACTACCTGAGGCCACTTCAGAACACAGAAAA ACTTAGCTCTGCAGACATCACTGTcatcatggggaacctggaggaaatcagCACCTTCCAACAAACTCTTGTCCAGTCACTAGAGGACTGCACTAA ACTTCCAGAGCTGCAACAGAAAGTTGGGGGCTTTTTCTTAAACCTTATGCCCAAAATGAGAGCATTGTATACGGGTTACTGCTCAAACCATCCATCAGCTGTTAACATTCTGACTGATCACAG TGAAGAGCTAGGAGACTTCATGGAGAGTAGAGGAGCAAGTTCTCCAGGCATCCTCACACTGACCACAGGCCTTAGCAAACCGTTCATGAGACTAGACAAATACCCAACTTTACTGAAAGAACTGGAGAGACACATGGAG GAGGGTCATCCAGATCGGCTTGAAATTCAAAAGTGCATGACCGCATTCAAAAATCTTTCT GCCCAGTGTCAGGAGGTGCGGAAACGGAAGGAGCTGGAGCTGCAAATTCTCACAGAATCCGTTCGTTTGTGGGAGGGTGAAGACATCAAGACTTTTGGCTCTGTGATCTACATGAGCCAAGCAATGGTACAGAACCAAGGCTGTGAG gaaaGGAATGAACGTTACCTCATGCTGTTCCCTCATGTTCTGCTTATCCTCTCGGCCAGCCCAAGGATGAGTGGCTTCATCTACCAG GGCAAGCTGCCTTTGAGTGGAATGACAGTAACTCCTTTAGAGGACTGTGAAAGCCACAAAAATGCTTTTGAGCTCTCCG GTTGCATGTTTGAGAGGCTGCAGGTTATCTGCTTTAATAAGCACGATCAACAGGATTGGCTGGAGCACCTTAACCGTCAGACCAAACACACCACCATGACGGCCTCAAGCATGAAGCCACTCACAGTCCCTTGCCACACG CTCCCATCCCACCCTCTAACTCCATCCAGGCACGCAGAGAGCCGAGGCCTGACCGTGGCTCCTGCCTACCACACGCTCCCTCACTCCTCCTCTCATGGAGCTCCACACAGCACTGTAATGTGGGGGCCTCTGGAACCTCCCAAAACCCAGAAACCTTGGAGTCTGAGTTGCCTGAGGCCAGCACCCCCACTCAGACCATCAGCTGCCCTCTGCTATAAagag GATCTCAGTAAAAGCCCCAAAAGTATGAAGAAGCTGCTGCCCAAACGGAAACCTGAAAGGAAGCCGTCTGATGAGGAGTTTGCGTTGAGGAAAA GTACCGTAGCACTGGAAGAGGATGCTCAGATCCTGAAAGTGATTGAGGCGTACTGTACGAGTGCCAAAACCCGACAGACTCTCAACTCAA GACAGAGGAGAGACACTGCTCCAGCACTGATCCTGCCGGCGGAGGAGAAGATAATCCTGGAGGAGATCAAAAGCAACGGACAGACTGTTATAGAAGAGAA GAATCTCATGGATGTTGTTTATTCACTAAGACATGAAGTCCAAGAACTTAAACAG GACGGTAAGAAAATGAAACGATCTCTGGAAGAGGAGCAGCGAGCTCGTAAAGATCTGGAGAGAATTGTACGGAAGGTTCTAAAGAATATGAATGACCCATCTTGGGATGAGACCAATTTGTGA
- the arhgef7a gene encoding rho guanine nucleotide exchange factor 7a isoform X4, producing MTENSNTQLVVKARFNFQQTNEDELSFTKGDIITVTRMEEGGWWEGNFNGKTGWFPSNYVREVKGCDKQVSPKSGTLKSPPKGFDTTALSKTYYNLVLQNILETETEYSKELQNLLTNYLRPLQNTEKLSSADITVIMGNLEEISTFQQTLVQSLEDCTKLPELQQKVGGFFLNLMPKMRALYTGYCSNHPSAVNILTDHSEELGDFMESRGASSPGILTLTTGLSKPFMRLDKYPTLLKELERHMEEGHPDRLEIQKCMTAFKNLSAQCQEVRKRKELELQILTESVRLWEGEDIKTFGSVIYMSQAMVQNQGCEERNERYLMLFPHVLLILSASPRMSGFIYQGKLPLSGMTVTPLEDCESHKNAFELSGCMFERLQVICFNKHDQQDWLEHLNRQTKHTTMTASSMKPLTVPCHTLPSHPLTPSRHAESRGLTVAPAYHTLPHSSSHGAPHSTVMWGPLEPPKTQKPWSLSCLRPAPPLRPSAALCYKEDLSKSPKSMKKLLPKRKPERKPSDEEFALRKSTVALEEDAQILKVIEAYCTSAKTRQTLNSRQRRDTAPALILPAEEKIILEEIKSNGQTVIEEKNLMDVVYSLRHEVQELKQDGKKMKRSLEEEQRARKDLERIVRKVLKNMNDPSWDETNL from the exons ATGACCGAGAATAGTAACACTCAGTTGGTGGTGAAAGCTCGCTTCAACTTCCAGCAGACCAATGAGGATGAGCTTTCCTTCACCAAGGGTGACATCATCACGGTCACCCGTATGGAGGAGGGGGGATGGTGGGAGGGCAACTTCAATGGAAAGACTGGCTGGTTTCCGAGCAACTATGTCAGAGAGGTCAAAGGTTGTG ACAAACAAGTTTCCCCCAAATCTGGAACACTTAAAAGCCCCCCGAAAGGTTTTGACACCACTGCCCTTAGCAAAACCTACTACAACCTG GTGCTACAGAACATTTTGGAAACGGAGACGGAGTACTCAAAAGAGCTTCAGAATCTTCTGACCAACTACCTGAGGCCACTTCAGAACACAGAAAA ACTTAGCTCTGCAGACATCACTGTcatcatggggaacctggaggaaatcagCACCTTCCAACAAACTCTTGTCCAGTCACTAGAGGACTGCACTAA ACTTCCAGAGCTGCAACAGAAAGTTGGGGGCTTTTTCTTAAACCTTATGCCCAAAATGAGAGCATTGTATACGGGTTACTGCTCAAACCATCCATCAGCTGTTAACATTCTGACTGATCACAG TGAAGAGCTAGGAGACTTCATGGAGAGTAGAGGAGCAAGTTCTCCAGGCATCCTCACACTGACCACAGGCCTTAGCAAACCGTTCATGAGACTAGACAAATACCCAACTTTACTGAAAGAACTGGAGAGACACATGGAG GAGGGTCATCCAGATCGGCTTGAAATTCAAAAGTGCATGACCGCATTCAAAAATCTTTCT GCCCAGTGTCAGGAGGTGCGGAAACGGAAGGAGCTGGAGCTGCAAATTCTCACAGAATCCGTTCGTTTGTGGGAGGGTGAAGACATCAAGACTTTTGGCTCTGTGATCTACATGAGCCAAGCAATGGTACAGAACCAAGGCTGTGAG gaaaGGAATGAACGTTACCTCATGCTGTTCCCTCATGTTCTGCTTATCCTCTCGGCCAGCCCAAGGATGAGTGGCTTCATCTACCAG GGCAAGCTGCCTTTGAGTGGAATGACAGTAACTCCTTTAGAGGACTGTGAAAGCCACAAAAATGCTTTTGAGCTCTCCG GTTGCATGTTTGAGAGGCTGCAGGTTATCTGCTTTAATAAGCACGATCAACAGGATTGGCTGGAGCACCTTAACCGTCAGACCAAACACACCACCATGACGGCCTCAAGCATGAAGCCACTCACAGTCCCTTGCCACACG CTCCCATCCCACCCTCTAACTCCATCCAGGCACGCAGAGAGCCGAGGCCTGACCGTGGCTCCTGCCTACCACACGCTCCCTCACTCCTCCTCTCATGGAGCTCCACACAGCACTGTAATGTGGGGGCCTCTGGAACCTCCCAAAACCCAGAAACCTTGGAGTCTGAGTTGCCTGAGGCCAGCACCCCCACTCAGACCATCAGCTGCCCTCTGCTATAAagag GATCTCAGTAAAAGCCCCAAAAGTATGAAGAAGCTGCTGCCCAAACGGAAACCTGAAAGGAAGCCGTCTGATGAGGAGTTTGCGTTGAGGAAAA GTACCGTAGCACTGGAAGAGGATGCTCAGATCCTGAAAGTGATTGAGGCGTACTGTACGAGTGCCAAAACCCGACAGACTCTCAACTCAA GACAGAGGAGAGACACTGCTCCAGCACTGATCCTGCCGGCGGAGGAGAAGATAATCCTGGAGGAGATCAAAAGCAACGGACAGACTGTTATAGAAGAGAA GAATCTCATGGATGTTGTTTATTCACTAAGACATGAAGTCCAAGAACTTAAACAG GACGGTAAGAAAATGAAACGATCTCTGGAAGAGGAGCAGCGAGCTCGTAAAGATCTGGAGAGAATTGTACGGAAGGTTCTAAAGAATATGAATGACCCATCTTGGGATGAGACCAATTTGTGA
- the arhgef7a gene encoding rho guanine nucleotide exchange factor 7a isoform X2, translated as MNPAEQTVTWLITLGVMESPKKSVSDPAAFLQCALKDGVVLCRLIERLRPGTTEQVFQEPKNDSECVSNIKEFLKGCTAFRVEPFEASDLLQGQNFNKVLTTLVALNKVTADIGIGSDSVCTRHSTAHRIKSFESLVSQTSLGRSSKLLHNQFRSLDMTENSNTQLVVKARFNFQQTNEDELSFTKGDIITVTRMEEGGWWEGNFNGKTGWFPSNYVREVKDKQVSPKSGTLKSPPKGFDTTALSKTYYNLVLQNILETETEYSKELQNLLTNYLRPLQNTEKLSSADITVIMGNLEEISTFQQTLVQSLEDCTKLPELQQKVGGFFLNLMPKMRALYTGYCSNHPSAVNILTDHSEELGDFMESRGASSPGILTLTTGLSKPFMRLDKYPTLLKELERHMEEGHPDRLEIQKCMTAFKNLSAQCQEVRKRKELELQILTESVRLWEGEDIKTFGSVIYMSQAMVQNQGCEERNERYLMLFPHVLLILSASPRMSGFIYQGKLPLSGMTVTPLEDCESHKNAFELSGCMFERLQVICFNKHDQQDWLEHLNRQTKHTTMTASSMKPLTVPCHTLPSHPLTPSRHAESRGLTVAPAYHTLPHSSSHGAPHSTVMWGPLEPPKTQKPWSLSCLRPAPPLRPSAALCYKEDLSKSPKSMKKLLPKRKPERKPSDEEFALRKSTVALEEDAQILKVIEAYCTSAKTRQTLNSRQRRDTAPALILPAEEKIILEEIKSNGQTVIEEKNLMDVVYSLRHEVQELKQDGKKMKRSLEEEQRARKDLERIVRKVLKNMNDPSWDETNL; from the exons ATGAATCCTGCAGAACAGACGGTTACATGGCTCATAACGCTCGGCGTAATGGAGTCGCCGAAGAAGAGCGTGTCGGACCCGGCCGCGTTTCTGCAGTGCGCGCTGAAGGACGGAGTCGTGCTCTGCAGGCTGATCGAGCGCCTGCGCCCCGGTACCACCGAGCAA GTTTTCCAGGAGCCCAAGAACGACAGCGAGTGTGTGAGCAACATAAAGGAGTTCCTGAAAGGCTGCACTGCGTTTCGTGTCGAG CCGTTTGAGGCAAGTGACCTGCTGCAAGGCCAGAACTTCAACAAAGTTCTCACCACATTGGTGGCACTGAACAAAGTGACTGCAG ATATTGGCATTGGCAGTGATTCTGTATGCACCCGTCACTCTACCGCTCATCGCATCAAGTCCTTTGAATCTCTGGTCTCGCAGACCTCACTGGGCCGATCGTCCAAGCTCCTCCATAACCAGTTCCGAAGCCTG GATATGACCGAGAATAGTAACACTCAGTTGGTGGTGAAAGCTCGCTTCAACTTCCAGCAGACCAATGAGGATGAGCTTTCCTTCACCAAGGGTGACATCATCACGGTCACCCGTATGGAGGAGGGGGGATGGTGGGAGGGCAACTTCAATGGAAAGACTGGCTGGTTTCCGAGCAACTATGTCAGAGAGGTCAAAG ACAAACAAGTTTCCCCCAAATCTGGAACACTTAAAAGCCCCCCGAAAGGTTTTGACACCACTGCCCTTAGCAAAACCTACTACAACCTG GTGCTACAGAACATTTTGGAAACGGAGACGGAGTACTCAAAAGAGCTTCAGAATCTTCTGACCAACTACCTGAGGCCACTTCAGAACACAGAAAA ACTTAGCTCTGCAGACATCACTGTcatcatggggaacctggaggaaatcagCACCTTCCAACAAACTCTTGTCCAGTCACTAGAGGACTGCACTAA ACTTCCAGAGCTGCAACAGAAAGTTGGGGGCTTTTTCTTAAACCTTATGCCCAAAATGAGAGCATTGTATACGGGTTACTGCTCAAACCATCCATCAGCTGTTAACATTCTGACTGATCACAG TGAAGAGCTAGGAGACTTCATGGAGAGTAGAGGAGCAAGTTCTCCAGGCATCCTCACACTGACCACAGGCCTTAGCAAACCGTTCATGAGACTAGACAAATACCCAACTTTACTGAAAGAACTGGAGAGACACATGGAG GAGGGTCATCCAGATCGGCTTGAAATTCAAAAGTGCATGACCGCATTCAAAAATCTTTCT GCCCAGTGTCAGGAGGTGCGGAAACGGAAGGAGCTGGAGCTGCAAATTCTCACAGAATCCGTTCGTTTGTGGGAGGGTGAAGACATCAAGACTTTTGGCTCTGTGATCTACATGAGCCAAGCAATGGTACAGAACCAAGGCTGTGAG gaaaGGAATGAACGTTACCTCATGCTGTTCCCTCATGTTCTGCTTATCCTCTCGGCCAGCCCAAGGATGAGTGGCTTCATCTACCAG GGCAAGCTGCCTTTGAGTGGAATGACAGTAACTCCTTTAGAGGACTGTGAAAGCCACAAAAATGCTTTTGAGCTCTCCG GTTGCATGTTTGAGAGGCTGCAGGTTATCTGCTTTAATAAGCACGATCAACAGGATTGGCTGGAGCACCTTAACCGTCAGACCAAACACACCACCATGACGGCCTCAAGCATGAAGCCACTCACAGTCCCTTGCCACACG CTCCCATCCCACCCTCTAACTCCATCCAGGCACGCAGAGAGCCGAGGCCTGACCGTGGCTCCTGCCTACCACACGCTCCCTCACTCCTCCTCTCATGGAGCTCCACACAGCACTGTAATGTGGGGGCCTCTGGAACCTCCCAAAACCCAGAAACCTTGGAGTCTGAGTTGCCTGAGGCCAGCACCCCCACTCAGACCATCAGCTGCCCTCTGCTATAAagag GATCTCAGTAAAAGCCCCAAAAGTATGAAGAAGCTGCTGCCCAAACGGAAACCTGAAAGGAAGCCGTCTGATGAGGAGTTTGCGTTGAGGAAAA GTACCGTAGCACTGGAAGAGGATGCTCAGATCCTGAAAGTGATTGAGGCGTACTGTACGAGTGCCAAAACCCGACAGACTCTCAACTCAA GACAGAGGAGAGACACTGCTCCAGCACTGATCCTGCCGGCGGAGGAGAAGATAATCCTGGAGGAGATCAAAAGCAACGGACAGACTGTTATAGAAGAGAA GAATCTCATGGATGTTGTTTATTCACTAAGACATGAAGTCCAAGAACTTAAACAG GACGGTAAGAAAATGAAACGATCTCTGGAAGAGGAGCAGCGAGCTCGTAAAGATCTGGAGAGAATTGTACGGAAGGTTCTAAAGAATATGAATGACCCATCTTGGGATGAGACCAATTTGTGA